CAAATTATTGATTGTGTGGAAACCTATCTCAGTCCCATGGATGAAGAGGATAATTGGCAACCCACAATTCAAGGACGTGTAGCATATATGCATTGGGATCAAAAAGCTAAACCTACACCTTTATTAGTCTTAGAACAGTCTAATGAGGGAGTAAATGTGACTTTTCGTACCAGTCGCCAGGGGAATGCTACGCCAAGTAAAAATTTATTCAAGTAATTAGGGAATAAAGAACGATTATTACTGTTTCAGGGTGTTCAATTCTCAAATCAGGTTATTGTAATTTAGTTTGAGATTGACGGGCAAGGATACCATCTTCCATTTCTAAAATGCGGTCGGCAATATCTAAAATACGATTGTCGTGAGTTACTAATAAAATAGAAGTACCTTGGTCTTTAGCTAAACGCTGCATAATTTCTACCACATCTCGTCCAGATTGTTTATCTAGTGCTGCGGTAGGTTCATCGGCTAAAACTAGGGGTGGAGTGTTGACTAAAGCTCTGGCGATCGCGACTCTTTGTTTTTGTCCTCCAGACATACTATCGGGAAAATAATTAACTCTTGTTCCTAAACCTACAGAGCGCAGAATTGCCTCTGATTTGCGAATTGCTTCTCTCTGAGAAATATTTTTATTTAACTCTACTGCCATTTGCACATTTTGTCTGGCACTGAGAAATTCTAAGAGGTTATGTGCTTGAAAAATATAACCAATTTTGCGCCGACAATTAACTAATTTAGTTTGACTGGCACGATATAATTCATCACCTAAAAATCGTAAACTACCTTCTTGTACTGACCTTAATCCCCCAATTAAACTTAATAAAGTAGTTTTTCCTGAACCAGAGGGACCTGTCATAATTACAATTTCCCCTGGATAAATATCCATATTAATATCGAACAAAATTTGTTTTTTCAGAGCGCCTTTACCATAATAGTGATTCAGATTATGAATGGAGATAACTGGTTGTGGTTGCATATTGCTGAAATAATTATGATTGGGTAGTTGTCGGGAAAAATAGGAATTTAGAAAATATCTGCGGGGTCTGCATAACGTAATTTCTTCACGGCGATCGCCCCGGAAATGAAACACATAATAATTGTCAATATTAAGACTTGGAAGCTTCTTAATGCACTCATATATATAGGTAATAGTGTCGCTTCTCTGGCAGTTTTATAGAGCAGCATAGAAACAAAAAATCCAGGAATATATCCTAATAAAGCGAGAATAAAAGCTTCTTGCAGTATCACGATTAACAAATATTTTTGTGTATATCCGATAGCTTTTAAGGTCGCATATTCCACTAAATGGTCTGCAACTTCTGTATATAAAATTTGATAAACAATCACGGTTCCAACAATAAAACCCATAATTGTTCCCAGGGTGAAAATGAAACCAATGGCAGTACTAGTTGCCCAAAAAGTCCTTTCCTTGTTGATATACTGTTCCTTGGTTAAAACTAAAATATCAGAGGTGAAATACTTTCTCAGTTCCTCTGCAACTTCATCCGCATTATATCCAGGTTTCAATTTAATTAAACCTAGGTCAATTAATCCCTGCTGTCGAATCGGAAATAAGCGTAAAAAATTAATATCGCTAGTAATTAAATTTCCATCTGCACCGAAAGATGTACCTAAATTAAACAGTCCACCTACTGTTACAAGTCTTCTTCTGACTTCCGCAGTGACTATTTTACCTGACTCAAAATCTTTGACAATGGGACCATATTCTGTACGAGAAGACCTATCAAATAAGACAACATCTGATAATTTGATTTTATCGATATTTTCCTTTAATCCAGGTAAATCTAAAATGTCATTTTCAGGATTAATCCCAATAACTAATAGGTTACGCGGAATTCCGGTGACTGGATTTTTCCAACTTGTATAATCAATATAAACTGGAGAAACAGAAGCAACAGATTTTAAATCCATGGCTCGATATAAGCGCCTTTGAGAAATTGGTTTCATGGAAAGTAAGGCGCTAGATTGAGGATTAATTAAAACAATATCTCCTTTTAAACTAGTATGAAATCTGACGTTACTAAAATAGAGAGAATCTTGGAATCCTAATTGCATAAACATAAGGATATCCGCAAAGGCAATACCAGCCAAGGCAACAGCAAGGCGGGTTTTCTCACGTTTTAGTTGTAGCCAAGCTAGGGGGATTTTATCATTGAGATTGAAAATATCTGGCAGGATTTGTCGCAGTTGAGAAAATAGTCGCTTCAGCATATGATGTGATAATAGTTAACCAAGGTCAGCCGTGAAATAGAAAGAATGAAATTTATTGATCCAAATATATCTATCTTTTGTTGGAAAAATCATTAAAAGCATCTAACTCTGATAATTACTTATCAAGAATATCAAGCGTAACTACACAAATAGATAAGCAAAAAAATAGGAATAAATTCTCAACACAATTTACCCCAATGCCAAACTATTACAGATTAATTGCTACTACGACCTTGGCATAGGTTAGTCCAGAAACCTTTTCACTATCCCCAGGAGAAAGGGCAATTTTCACCTCAACAACTCTGGCATCAACATCTGCTGCGGGGTCATTATTTAAGACATCTTTTTTCCCAATTTTTCTGCCAATTTCTGCCACAGTACCCTGTAATGTCCCATTAAAAGCATTATTTTCACTGGAAATATTAGCAGTTTGACCGAGGCGAATTTTACTAATAGAATCTTCAGGGACTTCTGCCACAACTATCATTTGATCAGTGCGTCCAATTTCGGCGATACCATTAGCAGTCATTATTTCTCCTGCTTTGGTATAAATTTTGAGAATTTCCCCATTAATTGGTGACATCACATAACTTAAACGTAGTTGTGCTTCTGCTTTTCGCATCAGAGCGATCGCGTTATTTACCTGTGCTTGTGCTATCTGGACATTGCTAGGATTAACTTGCTCAATCTTGCTTAATCTGGTGCGTTCTTCTTCAATTTGCTGTTGCAAGGTGGCAATTGTTTTATCTCTATTAACCCTTGCTTCGACAATTTGCTGCTGCAACGTAGCAATAGTTTGTTGTCGATTAGCTTTACTTTCAGCTAATTGCTCCGAGCTACTAGTTGCACTCAAACGTCTTCTATCCCGTTCCTGTTGAGAAATTGCTCCTGCTTTGTAGAGATAATCATAACGTTGTGCATCCACTTCAGCATTCCGTTGCTCTGCACCAACTCGTCGAACTGTAGCTTTTAATACTTCTCTCTGCCCTTGTAATTGTGCCTCTAAACGATTAATTGTTGCTTGTTGTGCTTCCCTTTCTCCCCGAAGTTGAGCTTGTAGACGAGAAATCACCGAACCTTGAGCTTGAATATCCTTAGGTGAACCAGTTCGGATACTGACGAAATTAGCACGAGATTCTTGTAACTTTGCCCTAGCTTCTTCCACCGCAGCTTTGTTGCCAGCAAAACTATCTAAAATGGCAATAACTTGACCTTTTCTGACTTTTTCTCCTTCCCTAACAAGTAACTGCTCAACTCTTCCTGCTGCTCCTGTGGGTGCTGATAACTTGACAACTTCACCACGGGGTTCGATACGTCCCAAAGCGTTAATAGTAGTGACTGATGGTTGGTTACTAACTGGTGTATCCACTTTGCGTAGTTGCTCTATTTTGGCAACAGAGAGAACTCCCGTAGCGATTACCAGGGGAATGGCGATCGCAATCCCCAACCATCGGCGATCGCTTTCAACTGGTTTTTTTCTTGACTCTTGGGAATTTGACTCCTCTCTCACCCTTGACATAATTCTTTACCTAATTAGTCCGATTTGTGCTGATCTCAATAAAATCGATGAGTTTCAAGTTATGAAGTGATTTGCCTCTAGCTCATCCCTAATTAAAATCTCAAATTGGTATACGGAAGTGGTAGATTTACCACCCATTACTTTTTCCTAAAAATTAGCCCTGGAACATCAATTATTAACAATTTATCAATGAATTGTGTTGTCACAAAATACAAAATCTCATCTTTCTAGGTTTTTGTAGTTAATGGCTCAGAACGATAAAATTTAAAGATACTGATACATCCGAGAAATAGGTGTTTAAATGATACTTATTTCTCTGTACATGATAAAATTACCCAATTGATATATTGGTTAAAATACTCAATAAATAATCATTCATCCTATATAATATAGATACCTAGGGGGATGAAATTTTACCCTGACTGCCATCTTTATCCAGAATTGATGAGAGATTTTAATTAACTTGATGCCTCCTCGAATTCATGGCTAAAATCTCAAATAATTCATGATGTAGCAAGGTGCAGTTAACAGAGGACGGAGGTGAAAATGTGTAATTGTAAGCATTTGAAGTGCATTTGCTCTCATTGATAAATCCTATCAAATATAGTGGCGAATGTATCTGATAGTCACAATTACTGATAACACCAATAATCTCACACCTATTTTATCTAATTGAATCAAGAAAGTGTAGAGAAACAACCAGAATGACTACAGGTATATTTTCCTATAACTTTGCTGGCTATCTTTACCCAAAATTAATAATAGGTAGTGACAACTTGAGAATAGATAACTACGAGATAAACCTTTGCTTGACGCTTATTAACGATGTTTGCTGAAATCAGACTCCATTTTGCTGCCTACCCATGAATTTTACATTGAGAAGTTTTTGTAAAAGGTAACAGACTCTACAGATAAGAATAGATTTATCAATTGTGATTTTTTATAGTTAAATATCGTCTATTTTGATAACTTTTCCATCAAGACTCGGAGATTACTTCTTTATATAGCAATCACGTATGTGAATCGCTGAAAAACTCCGAATTATATGATGGAATTGCTTTATTTTGAGATGCTGACTGAAAAAATCCTATGGCTGGGAATAATCTGGATATTATCATCATGTTTGACTATATAATAGGCGATCGCCATAGGACTATTCATCGAACTGTTCTTTAGATTGACTGGGAAATAGGAATACTAATGATAAATACTGTTCCTTCTCCTAATACTGAGTCACATTGCAACTTTCCACCATGGGTTTCTTCAATAATTTGTTTGGCGATCGCCAATCCTAAACCGGTACCTTTACCTACAGCTTTTGTCGTAAATAAATGGTCAAATATTTTTTCTTTGATGGATTCACTCATTCCCTTACCATTATCAGCAATTGAGATTTGTACCTGATTATCGACAATTGATGTTTTAATGATAATTTTATTAGGATTTACCTTAATCTCCTCAAAACTCCGTCCCGTATTCGACTCATCCAGAGCATCAATGGCATTTGCTAAAATATTCATAAATACCTGATTTAATTGCCCAGGGAAACAGTCTATTTTGGGTAAACTACCATATTCGCTCACCACTTCAATAGCAGGACGTTGTTCATTAGCTTTCAAGCGATGCTTAAGAATTAAAATTGTGCTATCAATACCTTCATGGAGATTAAAGGGAACTTTATAATCTTTATCAGCACGGGAGAAAGTTCTTAAGCTGGTGCTAATATTTTTTAATCTGTCACAGGCTATCACCATAGCATCAAGCATTTTGGGAAAATCTTCTAGGGTATACTCCAAGTCAATTTCTGCGGCATGTTCCAGAATTTCGGTATCTGGATTTTCGACACTTCCTTGATAGAGTTTCAAATGCTCAGTAATGTCAGCAAGAGTTGGTTTT
The Calothrix sp. 336/3 DNA segment above includes these coding regions:
- a CDS encoding DevA family ABC transporter ATP-binding protein: MQPQPVISIHNLNHYYGKGALKKQILFDINMDIYPGEIVIMTGPSGSGKTTLLSLIGGLRSVQEGSLRFLGDELYRASQTKLVNCRRKIGYIFQAHNLLEFLSARQNVQMAVELNKNISQREAIRKSEAILRSVGLGTRVNYFPDSMSGGQKQRVAIARALVNTPPLVLADEPTAALDKQSGRDVVEIMQRLAKDQGTSILLVTHDNRILDIADRILEMEDGILARQSQTKLQ
- a CDS encoding HlyD family efflux transporter periplasmic adaptor subunit; protein product: MSRVREESNSQESRKKPVESDRRWLGIAIAIPLVIATGVLSVAKIEQLRKVDTPVSNQPSVTTINALGRIEPRGEVVKLSAPTGAAGRVEQLLVREGEKVRKGQVIAILDSFAGNKAAVEEARAKLQESRANFVSIRTGSPKDIQAQGSVISRLQAQLRGEREAQQATINRLEAQLQGQREVLKATVRRVGAEQRNAEVDAQRYDYLYKAGAISQQERDRRRLSATSSSEQLAESKANRQQTIATLQQQIVEARVNRDKTIATLQQQIEEERTRLSKIEQVNPSNVQIAQAQVNNAIALMRKAEAQLRLSYVMSPINGEILKIYTKAGEIMTANGIAEIGRTDQMIVVAEVPEDSISKIRLGQTANISSENNAFNGTLQGTVAEIGRKIGKKDVLNNDPAADVDARVVEVKIALSPGDSEKVSGLTYAKVVVAINL
- the devC gene encoding ABC transporter permease DevC — its product is MLKRLFSQLRQILPDIFNLNDKIPLAWLQLKREKTRLAVALAGIAFADILMFMQLGFQDSLYFSNVRFHTSLKGDIVLINPQSSALLSMKPISQRRLYRAMDLKSVASVSPVYIDYTSWKNPVTGIPRNLLVIGINPENDILDLPGLKENIDKIKLSDVVLFDRSSRTEYGPIVKDFESGKIVTAEVRRRLVTVGGLFNLGTSFGADGNLITSDINFLRLFPIRQQGLIDLGLIKLKPGYNADEVAEELRKYFTSDILVLTKEQYINKERTFWATSTAIGFIFTLGTIMGFIVGTVIVYQILYTEVADHLVEYATLKAIGYTQKYLLIVILQEAFILALLGYIPGFFVSMLLYKTAREATLLPIYMSALRSFQVLILTIIMCFISGAIAVKKLRYADPADIF